The following are encoded together in the Desulfovibrio aminophilus genome:
- a CDS encoding permease → MDFSGMQAFAAVVTAIVLEAAPFLLLGSLAAGAVEAWMPEGALERLLPKSRPGRVLVGLLAGFLLPSCECGIVPLARRLLRKGVPVAAALPYMLAAPVVNPISMLATWVAFRGDWGMVLGRVALVAVPAAALGLALGDRKARDVLAPGLDMAHDAGCPCCSLGGAHGGSKILSALRHAAEEFLDMSRFLVLGAVASAIFKVFLPQGVLEAVAGNPLGAVAALMLLAVLLSICSQADAFVAASLTMFPRGAQLAFLALGPVLDLKLIPAYLAVFRRPVVRALAIMPTVIIFVLCALIAALWG, encoded by the coding sequence ATGGATTTCAGCGGAATGCAGGCCTTCGCGGCGGTGGTCACGGCCATCGTGCTGGAGGCCGCGCCCTTTCTCCTGCTCGGCTCCCTGGCCGCCGGGGCCGTGGAGGCCTGGATGCCGGAGGGGGCCCTGGAGCGCCTGCTGCCCAAGAGCCGCCCGGGCCGCGTCCTGGTCGGGCTGCTGGCCGGGTTCCTGCTTCCGTCCTGCGAGTGCGGCATCGTGCCCCTGGCCCGGCGGCTGCTGCGCAAGGGCGTGCCCGTGGCCGCCGCGCTGCCCTACATGCTGGCCGCGCCGGTGGTCAATCCGATCTCCATGCTGGCCACCTGGGTGGCCTTCCGGGGCGACTGGGGCATGGTCCTCGGCCGGGTGGCCCTGGTGGCCGTCCCGGCGGCGGCCCTGGGTCTGGCCCTGGGCGACCGCAAGGCGCGGGACGTCCTGGCCCCGGGCCTGGACATGGCCCACGACGCGGGCTGCCCGTGCTGCTCCCTCGGCGGGGCGCACGGCGGATCGAAGATTCTCTCCGCGCTGCGCCACGCGGCCGAGGAGTTCCTGGACATGAGCCGGTTCCTCGTGCTGGGCGCGGTGGCCTCGGCCATCTTCAAGGTCTTCCTGCCCCAGGGCGTGCTGGAGGCCGTGGCCGGAAACCCGCTGGGCGCGGTGGCCGCGCTCATGCTCCTGGCCGTGCTGCTGTCCATCTGCTCCCAGGCCGACGCCTTCGTGGCCGCCAGCCTGACCATGTTCCCGCGCGGGGCCCAGCTGGCCTTCCTGGCCCTGGGGCCGGTGCTCGACCTGAAGCTCATCCCGGCCTACCTGGCCGTGTTCCGGCGGCCGGTGGTCCGGGCCCTGGCGATCATGCCCACGGTGATCATCTTCGTCCTCTGCGCCCTGATCGCGGCGCTCTGGGGCTAG
- a CDS encoding ammonium transporter — MNAADTAFILISSALVMLMTPGLALFYGGLVRSKNVLSTVMHSFILIGLVSVLWAVLGYSLAFGKNLGGIFGGLEFAFLNGVGMGVEGSPAPTIPHLAFMIFQCMFAVITPALISGAFAERMKFAGFLVFSALWLLLVYCPMAYWVWGGGWMQQMGALDFAGGAVVHMSSGSAALVVAILLGKRKGHGHTPFIPHNLPMTVLGAGILWFGWFGFNAGSALAANEVAANAFVTTHMAAAAASVAWILVEWLHNGKPTTLGAASGAVAGLVAITPGAGFVTPGASLVIGALGGAACYGGIFLKHKFGYDDALDVVGVHGVGGTLGALLTGVFASVNAQGLFAGNPKQLWIQLVSVLATWVFCGAMSAVLFKVVDVTIGMRPSEEDEVRGLDISQHSETGYQL; from the coding sequence ATGAACGCAGCGGACACGGCATTCATTCTCATCTCCTCGGCCCTGGTCATGCTCATGACCCCGGGCCTGGCCCTGTTCTACGGCGGCCTCGTGCGGAGCAAGAACGTGCTCTCCACGGTCATGCACAGCTTCATCCTCATCGGCCTCGTCTCCGTGCTTTGGGCCGTGCTCGGCTATTCCCTGGCCTTCGGCAAGAACCTGGGCGGAATCTTCGGCGGCCTGGAGTTCGCCTTCCTGAACGGCGTGGGCATGGGCGTGGAGGGCAGCCCGGCCCCGACCATCCCGCACCTGGCCTTCATGATCTTCCAGTGCATGTTCGCGGTCATCACCCCGGCGCTCATCTCCGGGGCCTTCGCCGAGCGCATGAAGTTCGCCGGTTTCCTCGTCTTTTCCGCGCTCTGGCTGCTTCTGGTCTATTGCCCCATGGCCTACTGGGTCTGGGGCGGCGGCTGGATGCAGCAGATGGGCGCCCTGGACTTCGCGGGCGGCGCGGTGGTGCACATGAGTTCCGGCTCGGCCGCCCTGGTGGTGGCCATCCTGCTCGGCAAGCGCAAGGGCCACGGCCACACCCCGTTCATCCCCCACAACCTGCCCATGACCGTGCTCGGCGCGGGCATCCTCTGGTTCGGCTGGTTCGGCTTCAACGCCGGTTCGGCCCTGGCCGCCAACGAGGTGGCCGCCAATGCCTTCGTGACCACGCACATGGCCGCGGCCGCCGCCTCGGTGGCCTGGATCCTGGTGGAGTGGCTGCACAACGGCAAGCCCACCACCCTGGGCGCGGCCTCCGGCGCGGTGGCCGGGCTGGTGGCCATCACCCCGGGCGCGGGCTTCGTGACCCCCGGGGCCTCCCTGGTCATCGGCGCCCTGGGGGGCGCTGCCTGCTACGGCGGCATCTTCCTCAAGCACAAGTTCGGCTACGACGACGCCCTGGACGTGGTCGGCGTGCACGGCGTGGGCGGCACCCTGGGCGCGCTGCTCACCGGCGTGTTCGCCTCGGTGAACGCCCAGGGGCTGTTCGCTGGCAATCCGAAACAGCTTTGGATACAGTTGGTTTCCGTGCTGGCCACCTGGGTCTTCTGCGGCGCCATGAGCGCGGTCCTGTTCAAGGTCGTGGACGTCACCATCGGCATGCGTCCCAGCGAGGAGGACGAGGTCAGGGGCCTGGACATCTCCCAGCACAGCGAGACGGGCTACCAGCTCTAG
- a CDS encoding P-II family nitrogen regulator yields the protein MKKIEIITRTFKLDEVKNALAQLGVKGMTVTDVKGFGRQGGHREVYRGAEYQVDFVAKVKIEVVVEAARVAEVVEAARAAAVTGQVGDGKIFVSPVEEVVRIRTGETGEAAI from the coding sequence ATGAAGAAGATCGAGATCATCACCAGGACCTTCAAGCTGGACGAGGTCAAGAACGCCCTGGCCCAGCTCGGGGTCAAGGGCATGACCGTCACCGACGTCAAGGGCTTCGGCCGCCAGGGCGGCCACCGCGAGGTCTATCGCGGGGCCGAGTACCAGGTGGACTTCGTGGCCAAGGTCAAGATCGAGGTGGTGGTGGAGGCCGCGCGCGTGGCCGAGGTGGTGGAGGCCGCCCGCGCGGCCGCCGTCACCGGCCAGGTGGGCGACGGCAAGATTTTCGTCTCGCCCGTCGAGGAAGTGGTCCGCATCCGCACCGGCGAGACGGGCGAGGCGGCCATCTAG